A region of Planococcus sp. MSAK28401 DNA encodes the following proteins:
- a CDS encoding glycerophosphodiester phosphodiesterase family protein has product MEIFAHRGSSGTHPENTLPAFEEAAALPVHGVELDVHLSKDGELVVIHDEKVNRTTNGKAYVKDMALAELKKLDAGSWKAGEWAGTEMPTLAEVFRVFKNTQHVLNVELKTDVFPYVGAVGKVAKLAAEQGMEHRLVISSFNHLDVKLAVDRHQLPSAILASNILVDMAAYAETVGTKRLHLSLPYALRHGTELIEKGCEVYVYTVNRLDHAEQLQQIGVSGIFTDYPEKMLGELK; this is encoded by the coding sequence ATGGAAATTTTTGCGCATCGCGGAAGTTCGGGCACGCATCCGGAAAATACGCTGCCTGCTTTTGAGGAAGCTGCAGCATTGCCGGTTCATGGCGTGGAACTGGACGTTCATTTATCGAAAGACGGTGAACTCGTCGTCATCCATGATGAAAAAGTGAACCGCACAACAAATGGAAAAGCTTATGTGAAAGACATGGCACTTGCCGAACTGAAAAAACTAGACGCCGGTAGTTGGAAAGCAGGCGAATGGGCCGGAACCGAAATGCCGACATTGGCAGAAGTTTTTAGGGTATTTAAAAACACCCAGCATGTGCTGAATGTGGAACTGAAAACGGACGTTTTCCCGTACGTGGGGGCGGTGGGAAAAGTGGCCAAGCTTGCGGCTGAACAGGGTATGGAGCATCGGCTTGTCATCTCTTCATTCAACCACTTGGACGTAAAGCTGGCGGTGGATCGCCATCAATTGCCAAGCGCGATTCTAGCTTCCAATATTTTAGTGGATATGGCCGCTTATGCAGAGACGGTCGGAACGAAACGGCTCCATCTCTCTTTGCCGTATGCGCTTCGCCACGGCACCGAACTGATTGAAAAAGGCTGCGAGGTTTATGTCTATACCGTCAATCGGCTGGACCACGCCGAGCAATTGCAGCAGATCGGCGTCTCGGGCATCTTTACGGATTATCCGGAAAAAATGCTGGGGGAATTGAAATGA
- a CDS encoding dipeptidase produces MNATQIDKYFKDHRQAHLEELKSFLRVPSVSSLSEHKADMQKGAEWLVKSMTKSGLENISIDETDGHPVVYADWLHADGKPTILVYGHYDVQPVDPLHLWETPPFDPHVRDNKLYARGASDDKGQVFMHLKAVEALLDLNGELPVNIKFILEGEEEIGSPSLPKYVEDNKEKLSADIIVISDTGMQGPGRPAVCYGLRGLAGIQIDVNGPKGDLHSGLYGGAVQNPLHAIVGILESFRDKEGVIQVEGFYDDVRPVSDEERAEFAALDFDLENEKQAIGISEDFGEKGYSFVERTWIRPTLEVNGITGGFSGEGIKTVLPAEASSKITCRLVPDQDPDDIIAKLKAHVEAHKPAGVTVDITEFDKGKPFLTPYDHPAIQAAGRSYEKIYQVPTAFTRMGGSIPIVAAFDEILGFPVVLMGFGLASENFHAPNEHFHLENFDKGLRVISDYLFEASTLGQ; encoded by the coding sequence ATGAACGCCACTCAAATCGATAAGTACTTCAAAGATCACCGCCAAGCCCATCTCGAAGAATTGAAAAGCTTTTTGCGCGTCCCATCGGTCAGCTCCCTTTCTGAACATAAAGCTGATATGCAAAAAGGTGCGGAATGGCTAGTCAAGTCCATGACAAAATCCGGGCTTGAAAACATCAGCATCGATGAAACCGACGGCCATCCCGTTGTCTACGCCGACTGGCTCCATGCTGACGGCAAACCGACCATTCTCGTTTACGGCCATTATGATGTCCAGCCAGTCGACCCGCTCCACTTATGGGAAACGCCGCCCTTTGATCCGCATGTGCGCGACAATAAATTATATGCACGCGGTGCCAGCGACGATAAAGGCCAAGTTTTCATGCATTTGAAAGCGGTGGAAGCTTTGCTTGATTTGAACGGCGAACTGCCCGTCAATATTAAATTCATCCTTGAAGGCGAAGAAGAAATCGGCAGCCCGAGCTTGCCAAAATACGTCGAAGACAATAAAGAAAAACTGTCGGCTGACATCATCGTCATTTCCGATACCGGCATGCAAGGCCCGGGACGCCCTGCAGTTTGCTACGGCTTGCGCGGGCTTGCGGGCATCCAGATCGACGTCAACGGCCCTAAAGGCGACTTGCACTCTGGCCTTTACGGCGGTGCTGTACAGAACCCACTCCACGCCATTGTGGGCATCCTTGAATCGTTCCGCGATAAAGAAGGCGTCATCCAAGTTGAGGGCTTCTACGACGATGTACGCCCCGTGTCGGATGAGGAACGCGCGGAATTCGCCGCACTTGATTTTGATTTGGAAAATGAAAAGCAGGCAATCGGCATCTCAGAAGATTTCGGCGAGAAAGGCTATTCGTTCGTCGAGCGGACATGGATCCGCCCGACACTCGAAGTCAACGGCATCACCGGTGGATTTTCCGGCGAAGGCATCAAGACCGTCTTGCCGGCTGAAGCCAGCTCGAAGATCACTTGCCGCCTCGTTCCTGACCAGGATCCGGACGACATCATTGCCAAGCTGAAAGCTCATGTTGAAGCGCATAAGCCAGCAGGTGTCACGGTCGACATTACCGAATTCGATAAAGGCAAGCCGTTCCTGACACCATACGACCACCCAGCCATCCAGGCAGCGGGCCGCTCCTATGAAAAAATCTACCAAGTGCCGACTGCCTTTACTCGCATGGGCGGTTCGATTCCGATCGTCGCCGCATTCGATGAAATTCTTGGATTCCCTGTTGTCTTGATGGGCTTCGGGCTTGCTTCAGAAAATTTCCACGCCCCGAACGAACATTTCCATTTGGAGAACTTCGATAAAGGGCTCCGCGTCATCAGTGATTACTTGTTTGAAGCATCAACACTAGGCCAATAA
- a CDS encoding ABC transporter ATP-binding protein, whose product MFNAIRRPFGYEPVLTKEDLKKSPDKKNERAKNWKSTLLRIWKLVDEQRTLLIVVLALVFISSAMALLGPFLIGHIIDTYIVPGAFEGMGLVIGWLIMVYVLHSVSLYLQNYWMVGIAQQVIYQMRVGLFGHLQRLPVSFFDKRQHGELMSRVTNDIENVSSTLNTSFIQVFSSILTLVGTAVVMVFLSPILTLLTFIIIPVMYWSVRWITKRTGRLYKEQQKAVGDLNGMIEETISGQKIVKAFSQEDRVMDEFLVKSERLRRTGFWAWTYAGFIPKVMNFLNNGSFALVAGVGGLLALNGSVTIGVIVIFTEYSRQFTRPLNDLANQFNTVLSAIAGAERVFAIMDEAEEADDTKNNADKRLEGKVEFDNVSFKYEGAEEEWTIRDLSFTVETGQTAAFVGATGAGKTTVMQLLARFYDVDEGEIRIDGTPIGAMPRETLRKQIAFVLQDPFLFEASVSDNIRYGKLDASDEEVMEAAKQANAHEFISKLPEGYDTVLSGDGSMISQGQKQLLSIARALIADPVILLLDEATSSIDTVTELKIQEALERLMEGRTSFVIAHRLNTVRKADFVYVMELGKLVEAGSQDELMEKGGLYATMLADAKL is encoded by the coding sequence ATGTTTAATGCGATCCGCCGGCCTTTTGGCTATGAGCCGGTATTGACGAAAGAAGATTTGAAGAAATCACCGGATAAAAAGAATGAGCGGGCGAAAAACTGGAAATCCACCTTGCTGCGGATCTGGAAGCTGGTGGACGAACAGCGCACGCTGTTAATTGTCGTCTTGGCGCTTGTCTTCATTAGTTCCGCGATGGCTTTGCTTGGGCCGTTTTTGATCGGTCATATCATCGATACCTATATCGTGCCGGGTGCATTCGAAGGCATGGGATTGGTCATCGGCTGGCTCATCATGGTGTATGTGCTTCATTCGGTTTCTCTGTATTTGCAGAACTATTGGATGGTGGGCATCGCCCAGCAAGTCATCTATCAAATGCGCGTGGGGCTGTTTGGCCATCTGCAGCGCTTGCCGGTGTCGTTTTTTGATAAGCGCCAGCACGGCGAATTGATGAGCCGCGTGACCAACGATATCGAAAATGTTTCATCGACGCTTAATACTTCGTTCATTCAAGTGTTCTCGAGTATTTTGACGCTGGTCGGGACGGCAGTGGTGATGGTGTTTCTCAGCCCGATCCTGACTTTGCTGACATTTATTATCATCCCAGTCATGTACTGGTCGGTCCGCTGGATTACCAAGCGCACAGGCCGTTTGTATAAAGAGCAGCAAAAAGCAGTCGGGGATCTGAACGGCATGATCGAAGAAACCATTTCGGGGCAAAAGATTGTCAAAGCCTTTTCCCAGGAAGACCGCGTTATGGATGAGTTCCTCGTCAAAAGTGAACGCCTCCGCCGCACCGGTTTCTGGGCTTGGACATATGCCGGGTTCATCCCAAAAGTGATGAACTTCCTGAACAACGGCAGTTTTGCGCTCGTTGCGGGTGTCGGTGGATTGCTCGCGTTGAACGGCTCGGTCACAATCGGTGTCATCGTTATCTTTACCGAGTATTCACGCCAGTTTACGCGGCCGTTGAATGATTTAGCGAACCAATTCAATACGGTGCTCTCGGCAATCGCCGGGGCTGAACGCGTATTTGCCATCATGGACGAAGCAGAAGAAGCGGACGATACGAAAAACAACGCCGATAAACGTCTCGAAGGCAAAGTTGAATTCGATAATGTGTCTTTCAAATATGAAGGCGCCGAAGAAGAATGGACCATCCGTGATTTAAGCTTTACGGTGGAGACCGGACAGACGGCAGCATTCGTCGGCGCAACAGGTGCCGGCAAAACCACTGTCATGCAGCTATTGGCGAGGTTTTACGATGTCGATGAAGGCGAGATCCGCATCGACGGCACGCCGATCGGGGCGATGCCGCGTGAAACTTTGCGCAAGCAAATCGCTTTCGTTTTGCAGGACCCGTTTCTGTTCGAAGCTTCTGTCAGCGACAATATCCGCTACGGCAAACTCGATGCGAGCGATGAGGAAGTGATGGAAGCAGCGAAACAAGCCAATGCGCACGAATTCATCTCCAAGCTGCCGGAAGGCTATGATACGGTATTATCTGGCGACGGTTCGATGATCAGCCAAGGCCAGAAGCAACTTTTGTCGATCGCACGGGCGCTCATCGCCGATCCAGTCATTTTGCTGCTGGATGAAGCGACAAGTTCGATCGACACCGTGACAGAGCTGAAAATCCAGGAAGCGCTCGAACGCCTCATGGAAGGGCGCACGAGTTTTGTCATCGCCCACCGCTTGAATACAGTAAGGAAGGCGGATTTCGTCTACGTCATGGAGCTCGGCAAATTGGTGGAAGCGGGCAGCCAGGACGAATTGATGGAAAAAGGCGGCTTGTATGCCACCATGCTGGCAGATGCCAAATTATAG
- a CDS encoding DUF2804 domain-containing protein has product MQHVERELTEHVKLCDTKGQLNPNAIGYAKKPLVECNLKGNFLRKKKWNYWCVFGDEIVFSATICHLDYAAVCFVYFLNYETQRFFEKTVMVPYSRNLRLSDSVLDNSLFHNSEISVHSIYEDGKTRLAVTIPDFDGEKLHASLTIAHPTEMESLNVVIPWNRQTFQFTSKHHALPTNGMVQIGPKRYDFDAMDSFSVLDYGRGVWPRTAVWNWGMASQRSLGKVIGLNFGGKWTDGTGMTENAFFVNDRMTKISEDVIFRYDAEDFKKPWLIHTKLTDDVKLTFTPFYERVSKSDARLVKSEIHQLFGYYNGYVRYADGKKLKIHQLLGSTEEHYAKW; this is encoded by the coding sequence ATGCAACACGTGGAACGGGAACTTACAGAACACGTTAAATTATGTGATACCAAAGGCCAATTGAATCCTAATGCCATCGGCTACGCCAAGAAGCCGCTTGTCGAATGCAATTTGAAAGGCAATTTTCTACGCAAGAAAAAATGGAATTATTGGTGTGTATTCGGTGATGAAATTGTCTTTTCAGCCACCATCTGCCATTTGGATTATGCCGCTGTGTGCTTTGTTTATTTCCTTAATTATGAAACGCAGCGCTTTTTCGAAAAAACGGTTATGGTGCCATATTCCAGGAATTTGCGTCTATCCGACAGCGTGTTGGACAACTCACTTTTCCACAATTCGGAGATATCGGTTCATTCGATCTACGAAGATGGCAAAACACGTTTGGCAGTAACCATCCCCGATTTCGACGGGGAGAAATTACATGCCTCACTGACAATCGCCCATCCGACCGAAATGGAGTCACTGAACGTCGTCATTCCGTGGAATCGCCAGACCTTCCAATTCACCTCAAAACATCATGCCTTGCCGACAAATGGGATGGTCCAAATCGGGCCCAAGCGCTATGATTTTGACGCAATGGACAGCTTTTCCGTTTTGGACTATGGTCGGGGCGTATGGCCGCGAACAGCCGTCTGGAATTGGGGAATGGCTTCCCAGCGTTCGCTCGGGAAAGTAATCGGCTTGAATTTCGGCGGCAAATGGACGGATGGCACAGGCATGACGGAAAACGCTTTTTTCGTTAATGACCGCATGACTAAAATCAGCGAAGATGTCATTTTCCGTTATGATGCCGAAGATTTCAAAAAGCCGTGGCTGATCCACACAAAATTGACCGATGACGTCAAATTGACGTTCACTCCTTTTTACGAGCGCGTGTCAAAATCGGATGCGCGGCTCGTGAAATCGGAAATCCATCAATTGTTCGGCTATTACAACGGCTATGTCCGGTATGCAGACGGCAAGAAGCTGAAAATCCACCAATTGCTCGGTTCTACAGAAGAGCATTACGCAAAATGGTAA
- the kynA gene encoding tryptophan 2,3-dioxygenase, translating into MDKYKNGQNIAAANEQNIRTDFKESMTYGDYLHLDKLLSAQDGVSGHHDESLFIIIHQVSELWMKLILHELSAAIRHIEADDLQPAFKQLARVSRIQSQIIQGWDVLSTLTPAEYLEFRDDLGNASGFQSYQYRMIEFALGYKTKHVLSVYEKDPVLHEQLTQAFHAPGLYDAAIQKLARSGFKIDESVLSRDVSKVYEPNDSVREAWKEIYRNVDEHWELYQLAEKLVDIEDWLQQWRFRHMKTVERIIGFKQGTGGSSGVNYLKKVLDQYFFPELWQIRTDV; encoded by the coding sequence ATGGATAAATACAAAAACGGGCAGAACATCGCCGCTGCAAACGAACAGAATATCCGCACGGATTTCAAGGAAAGCATGACGTACGGCGATTATTTGCATCTCGACAAGCTATTGTCGGCGCAAGACGGCGTCAGCGGGCACCACGATGAATCGCTTTTCATCATCATCCATCAAGTGTCTGAACTATGGATGAAGCTGATCTTGCATGAGTTGTCGGCGGCCATCCGCCATATCGAGGCCGACGATCTGCAGCCGGCGTTCAAGCAATTGGCACGCGTATCACGCATCCAGTCGCAGATCATCCAAGGCTGGGATGTGTTGTCGACTTTAACGCCTGCTGAATACTTGGAGTTCCGAGACGACCTCGGCAATGCGAGCGGCTTTCAGTCCTATCAGTACCGCATGATCGAATTCGCACTCGGCTACAAAACCAAACATGTCTTGAGCGTTTATGAAAAAGACCCGGTCTTGCACGAGCAATTAACACAAGCGTTCCACGCCCCGGGCTTGTATGATGCGGCGATCCAAAAATTGGCGCGCAGCGGATTCAAGATTGACGAAAGCGTGCTATCGCGCGATGTCAGTAAGGTATACGAGCCGAACGACAGCGTCCGGGAAGCGTGGAAGGAAATTTACCGCAATGTCGATGAACATTGGGAACTGTATCAATTGGCGGAGAAATTGGTCGATATTGAAGATTGGCTTCAACAATGGCGTTTCCGCCACATGAAAACAGTTGAACGGATCATTGGTTTCAAGCAGGGGACGGGTGGATCGTCGGGCGTCAACTACTTGAAAAAAGTATTGGATCAATATTTCTTCCCGGAACTTTGGCAAATTCGGACAGACGTTTAA
- a CDS encoding glycerol-3-phosphate acyltransferase, with protein MVILYWIGSYLLGTVLTALWIGKWKGVDLTASGSGNPGARNALALLGRRASFLVFLGDFLKGSVVVWAGLWLEFSLLSVAIAGLLSVVGHIYPIWRKGRGGKGISTFAGVAFWLTPDLFLAMIVLSFAFYPWLKSATLSMLAGFSAFFAVAFAFQVQSVVWPLFVAIIIIVIRHKADIKVSMETRFPSSKA; from the coding sequence ATGGTTATTTTGTATTGGATAGGCAGTTATTTACTCGGCACTGTTTTGACTGCCTTATGGATAGGGAAATGGAAAGGTGTAGACTTGACTGCTTCAGGCAGCGGTAATCCCGGCGCCCGGAATGCCCTAGCCTTACTCGGGCGCAGAGCTTCCTTTTTGGTGTTTCTCGGCGATTTCCTGAAAGGTTCGGTCGTCGTATGGGCAGGGCTTTGGCTTGAATTCTCTTTATTGTCTGTGGCCATAGCGGGTTTGCTTTCAGTCGTTGGGCACATTTATCCGATATGGCGCAAAGGCCGGGGCGGAAAAGGGATTTCGACCTTTGCCGGTGTGGCATTTTGGCTGACACCCGATTTATTTTTAGCGATGATCGTCTTATCATTCGCTTTCTATCCGTGGCTGAAAAGCGCGACTTTATCGATGCTTGCAGGGTTCAGTGCCTTTTTCGCCGTCGCTTTCGCGTTTCAGGTGCAATCAGTTGTTTGGCCGCTGTTTGTTGCCATTATTATTATTGTAATTCGCCACAAAGCAGATATTAAAGTTTCAATGGAAACACGGTTTCCTTCAAGTAAAGCCTGA
- a CDS encoding YusW family protein, producing MANHKKMIFPVLVMSATLALAACGDDEEVTQPVTDDASEETAAPEAESADDASASGGTEVTTDGETYGFTDLSVEVDMPDQDDALDISYEEERGRAEAEYENKIDGVDLMGDDAFNELEQGLSQLSLTPDTPDDDVISQVVEAFGIDPGFKKIEIEVDYADGSDKNYEQTNQ from the coding sequence ATGGCCAATCATAAAAAAATGATCTTTCCAGTTCTTGTCATGTCCGCTACACTTGCCTTAGCGGCTTGCGGCGATGACGAGGAAGTCACGCAGCCTGTCACAGATGATGCGTCTGAAGAAACGGCAGCACCGGAAGCAGAATCGGCTGATGATGCTTCTGCAAGCGGCGGAACTGAAGTAACTACGGACGGCGAAACTTACGGATTTACTGACTTGTCTGTTGAGGTCGATATGCCCGACCAGGATGACGCCCTAGATATTAGCTACGAAGAAGAGCGTGGCCGAGCAGAAGCCGAATATGAGAACAAAATCGACGGTGTTGACCTGATGGGCGATGACGCTTTCAATGAACTGGAACAAGGCTTATCCCAGTTAAGCTTAACTCCTGACACACCGGATGATGATGTCATTAGCCAAGTTGTCGAAGCTTTCGGTATAGACCCTGGCTTCAAGAAAATCGAAATTGAAGTAGACTATGCGGACGGCTCCGATAAAAACTATGAACAAACAAATCAATAA
- a CDS encoding GNAT family N-acetyltransferase: MELSLSIASFPLDAETAGEMERLIGGEPEQCRTLLQNELWQKPFAKGFAVLAYTDSGELVACAAAADLVGVHHYEWSAFVSPDYRRLGLATALADGVQHSLAQRGAESELAAFIENEATDAWLMSLGYNRSFQELQFEADPLPAYELAEGMEVIPYEEKHLDELEVLLCAAFDESVLPVLEHNLADPERQVYVMRQNGKLIATATMSMEDQAMWLTALAVSPDAQRSGYGQIFLHWARHAAHEKDLARVLIEVETENRAWPVYEKAGFSKLYTISYWQRPLQ; this comes from the coding sequence ATGGAATTGTCCCTGTCGATTGCGTCGTTTCCGCTGGATGCGGAGACTGCCGGGGAAATGGAGCGGTTGATTGGCGGCGAGCCGGAACAATGCCGGACCTTGCTGCAAAATGAATTATGGCAAAAACCCTTTGCGAAAGGGTTTGCGGTGCTCGCTTACACCGATAGCGGGGAACTGGTGGCTTGTGCGGCGGCAGCGGATCTGGTCGGCGTGCACCATTACGAATGGTCTGCATTTGTCTCCCCGGATTACCGCCGCCTTGGGCTGGCGACAGCTTTGGCTGACGGCGTGCAGCATTCTCTCGCACAGCGCGGGGCGGAAAGTGAACTCGCAGCTTTTATTGAAAATGAAGCAACGGATGCTTGGTTGATGAGCCTTGGTTATAACCGGTCTTTCCAGGAGTTGCAGTTTGAAGCTGATCCTCTTCCTGCTTACGAACTCGCTGAGGGAATGGAAGTTATTCCGTATGAAGAAAAGCATCTGGATGAATTAGAGGTTCTTTTGTGCGCGGCATTTGATGAGTCGGTTCTTCCGGTCCTTGAGCATAACCTTGCCGATCCGGAACGCCAGGTCTATGTGATGCGCCAAAATGGAAAACTTATAGCTACAGCTACAATGAGCATGGAAGATCAGGCCATGTGGCTGACGGCGCTTGCGGTTTCCCCGGATGCACAGCGTTCAGGCTATGGGCAAATCTTTTTGCACTGGGCAAGGCATGCAGCACACGAAAAAGATTTAGCGCGCGTATTGATAGAAGTCGAAACCGAAAACAGGGCCTGGCCGGTCTATGAAAAGGCGGGCTTTTCAAAACTCTACACGATTTCATACTGGCAGCGCCCGCTGCAATAA
- a CDS encoding DegV family protein, whose amino-acid sequence MKKPIAWIMDTTGYVTDQFKSHPDVYIVPLNIHFGSEEFVDDGIDLSNDELYARMKSSKDFPKTSQPSAGKFAELYEKLKEEYECAVAVHASAKLSGTIASSMTGAEMTDFKVYTVDSLALSYGLSGLLERGLALQDQGLSAEEITQRLEQETTDFRNFILIGNLSQLYKGGRMSGAQYYIGSVLKIKPIVQITEKGELEPIDKVRSHKKALAYLLERAKADHEQYGINYFQIMHGHIPEQAEELKAELLKFAPDAKVLIGNLSSSLAVHAGEGTLAFMWRRPPAHV is encoded by the coding sequence ATGAAAAAACCAATTGCATGGATTATGGATACTACCGGATATGTCACAGACCAATTTAAATCGCACCCCGATGTCTATATTGTGCCGCTGAATATCCATTTTGGCTCGGAAGAATTTGTCGATGATGGCATTGACTTGTCGAACGACGAGCTCTATGCACGCATGAAAAGTTCGAAGGATTTCCCGAAAACCTCCCAGCCTTCTGCCGGAAAGTTTGCGGAACTTTATGAAAAGCTGAAAGAGGAATACGAATGTGCCGTCGCAGTCCATGCTTCGGCCAAGTTGAGCGGCACGATCGCTTCTTCCATGACCGGTGCGGAAATGACGGATTTTAAAGTCTACACCGTTGATTCACTCGCCTTGTCATATGGGCTATCCGGACTTCTTGAACGCGGGTTGGCACTTCAGGATCAAGGCCTTTCCGCTGAAGAAATCACCCAGCGGCTCGAGCAGGAAACGACAGATTTCCGCAATTTCATCCTGATCGGCAATTTGAGCCAATTGTATAAAGGCGGCCGGATGAGCGGCGCCCAGTATTATATCGGCAGTGTCTTGAAGATCAAACCAATTGTCCAAATCACCGAGAAAGGCGAGCTTGAACCGATCGACAAAGTGCGCTCCCATAAGAAAGCGCTAGCGTATTTGCTCGAGCGCGCCAAAGCGGACCACGAACAATACGGCATCAATTACTTCCAAATTATGCACGGCCATATCCCCGAACAAGCCGAAGAATTGAAAGCGGAACTTTTGAAGTTCGCGCCTGATGCGAAAGTGCTGATCGGCAACTTGAGTTCGTCGCTGGCTGTCCATGCCGGAGAAGGCACCCTAGCCTTTATGTGGAGACGTCCACCTGCCCACGTATAA
- a CDS encoding hemolysin family protein, which produces MFIALALFLIMSFFLSGSETALTAVNRMKVHLRAEQGDVKAQKLEKLIAKPDRMITTILIGNNISNIMLPTLVTTIAITEGWEVGLATAILTVVLIIFGEVLPKTIAATFADKIAYIVAPVIGFLVLLFKPLTWLLAQFTNIFIRIISKGSVKEATMTKEELRTMVDIASTEGTFEADESERIKGVLDFPHKDVSDVMSTHRTDTVGISIDLTYEEVRDLILDSSYTRYPVYEESMDNVVGLFYSKKLIEWSMNPNLTLAELMDDNPLFVVQSVSVEKVFKLMMAKKKHMAVILDEYGGTLGIVTHEDIIEEMIGQDIEDETDDEDDELVFEINDSQLSCHGRLEIEDVNEMFEVEVPEDHDTIAGFVMQQLGHVPEVGEEFTYENLHVVVNEMDRNRIERLTITKIAEPEEQESVSENSAKRP; this is translated from the coding sequence TTGTTTATAGCATTGGCATTATTTCTGATCATGTCGTTTTTCCTGTCGGGAAGCGAAACGGCGCTCACGGCAGTTAATAGGATGAAGGTCCATCTTCGCGCGGAGCAGGGGGATGTTAAAGCCCAAAAGCTCGAAAAATTGATCGCGAAGCCGGACCGGATGATCACGACTATTTTGATCGGTAATAATATTTCCAATATCATGCTGCCTACACTTGTCACGACCATCGCCATCACGGAAGGATGGGAGGTCGGATTGGCGACAGCCATTTTGACGGTTGTCCTGATTATTTTTGGCGAAGTGCTGCCGAAGACCATTGCTGCAACGTTTGCGGATAAAATCGCTTATATCGTAGCACCGGTCATCGGTTTTCTAGTATTGCTTTTCAAACCATTGACATGGCTGCTTGCCCAGTTCACCAATATCTTCATCCGCATCATCTCCAAAGGCAGCGTCAAAGAAGCGACGATGACTAAAGAAGAGCTGCGGACGATGGTCGATATTGCGTCGACTGAAGGGACCTTTGAAGCTGACGAATCGGAACGCATCAAAGGCGTGCTCGATTTCCCGCACAAAGACGTATCGGATGTTATGTCGACACACCGCACGGATACGGTCGGCATTTCCATCGACCTGACCTATGAAGAAGTCCGTGATTTGATCCTGGACTCCTCGTATACACGTTATCCTGTCTACGAAGAAAGCATGGACAATGTCGTCGGTTTGTTCTATTCCAAAAAACTCATCGAATGGTCGATGAACCCGAACTTGACCTTGGCGGAACTGATGGATGACAATCCATTATTCGTTGTTCAATCGGTGAGTGTCGAGAAAGTATTCAAATTGATGATGGCGAAGAAAAAGCATATGGCCGTCATTTTGGATGAATACGGCGGAACGCTCGGCATTGTCACACATGAGGACATCATCGAGGAAATGATCGGACAGGACATTGAAGACGAGACAGACGACGAAGACGACGAATTGGTCTTCGAAATCAACGACAGCCAATTGTCTTGCCACGGCCGCCTGGAAATTGAAGATGTTAATGAAATGTTCGAAGTCGAAGTGCCGGAAGACCATGACACGATTGCTGGCTTTGTCATGCAGCAGCTTGGCCATGTGCCGGAAGTCGGCGAAGAATTCACTTATGAGAATTTGCATGTCGTCGTCAACGAAATGGACAGAAACCGCATTGAACGGCTGACGATTACGAAAATCGCTGAACCTGAAGAGCAGGAATCCGTAAGCGAAAATTCAGCCAAAAGGCCATAA